The Tubulanus polymorphus chromosome 1, tnTubPoly1.2, whole genome shotgun sequence genome contains a region encoding:
- the LOC141912758 gene encoding breast cancer metastasis-suppressor 1-like protein — protein sequence MPTMDSKNESDDEDMDQDTPDSEKSDDDDMDSSGSEGESSELNEEECEIRRNDCVDDMSDLERQFVDLREQLYRERLFQIEAKLEEVRAGRAPEYLGPLAMLQDNMKTRTQVAGILKKLKLVNIRNNYECENQATRQNYESEKNLLYDSIKTDLEDKIRRLEEDRHNIDISSDLWNESQNMKKTRKKHDPMNPDRRRKPVTVSGPYIVYLLKDMDIIEDWTAIKKALKQQSSLQRRKGDLKFSSSGGKEFGRDYDIYDKSDD from the exons ATGCCTACAATGGACAGTAAAAACGAGTCAGACGATGAAGATATGGACCAGGATACTCCAGACAGTGAAAAAAGTGACGATGATGATATGGATAGCTCAGGATCGGAAGGAGAGAGCTCTG AACTTAACGAAGAGGAATGCGAAATCAGACGAAATGATTGCGTCGATGATATGTCGGATCTTGAACGTCAGTTCGTTGATCTCCGAGAACA GCTTTATAGAGAacgattatttcaaatagaagCTAAACTAGAAGAAGTTAGGGCCGGTAGAGCTCCTGAATATCTGGGTCCATTGGCAATGTTACAAGATAATATGAAAACTCGAACACAAGTGGCAG GTAttttgaaaaagctgaaattggtcaatattagaaataactatGAATGTGAAAATCAAGCGACTCGTCAGAACTATGAG AGCGAGAAAAATCTTTTGTACGACAGTATTAAAACTGATCTAGAGGATAAAATCAGACGACTGGAAGAAGATCGACACAATATCGATATTTCATCAG atttatgGAATGAATCTCAAAATATGAAGAAAACTAGAAAGAAACACGATCCAATGAATCCTGATAGACGCAGGAAACCGGTTACTGTTTCTG GTCCATATATTGTCTACTTATTAAAGGATATGGATATTATAGAAGATTGGACAGCTATAAAAAAG GCTTTAAAACAGCAATCCTCTTTACAGCGCCGGAAAGGAGACTTAAAATTTAG TAGCTCTGGCGGAAAAGAGTTCGGACGCGATTATGACATCTATGATAAAAGCGATGATTGA
- the LOC141909503 gene encoding ADP-ribosylation factor-like protein 2, whose amino-acid sequence MGLLTILKKMKQKEKEMRLLMLGLDNAGKTTILKKFNGEDIDTISPTLGFNIKTLEHRGFKLNFWDVGGQKSLRSYWRNYFESTDGLIWVVDSADRRRLDDCKKELSTLLLEERLAGATLLVFANKQDLPGALSDAEIRDALQLDEIKTHHWLILDCSAVTGEHLLKGIDWIVDDIASRIFTMD is encoded by the exons ATGGGTTTATTGACAATTCTCAAGAAGATGAAGCAAAAGGAGAAAGAAATGAGGCTTCTAATGCT TGGTCTAGACAATGCTGGAAAAACTACGATACTGAAAAAATTTAATGGCGAAGACATCGACACGATATCTCCAACTCTAGGCTTCAatataaaaacattagaacATCGAGG TTTCAAATTGAACTTTTGGGACGTCGGTGGACAGAAATCATTACGGTCTTACTGGAGGAATTATTTTGAAAGTACAGATGGATTGATATGGGTCGTAGACAGCGCTGATAGACGACGCCTTGACGAttgtaaaaaggaattatccACATTATTACTAGAAGAG aGACTGGCTGGAGCAACTTTACTCGTATTCGCCAATAAGCAAGATCTACCTGGAGCATTATCTGACGCCGAAATAAGAGAT GCTCTACAgttggatgaaataaaaacacatcACTGGCTAATTTTGGATTGTAGTGCAGTTACTGGAGAGCATTTATTAAAAGGAATAGACTGGATTGTAGATGATATTGCTTCACGTATATTCACTATGGACTGA